Proteins from a genomic interval of Rosa chinensis cultivar Old Blush chromosome 2, RchiOBHm-V2, whole genome shotgun sequence:
- the LOC112188010 gene encoding DNA-directed RNA polymerase III subunit RPC5: MDLDDLEGPSKPARVSRFMPRSKNAPPKPKPEPAVKKEPAKPVPNSEPEPPQLLKPKPEALDDVAVLAVPEKKEEKQEEGANGDDSNGAVKMDTDGEAKEDDDPMEEDDAEDTVVREIDVFFNPRVDSNTQLYVLQYPLRPRWRPYELENRCEEIRVKPATAEVEVDLSLDVYSKNCDQEFADRLKMTKQTLATEWDPCRSTGYAVGVLMGNKLHLNPVHAVVQLRPSLEHLKPGGSKRKGKATGDAEVTVKREIYSEERSLAPSKKQNKRVESSTEDEESWVPLEYQGSESDFSARYLKRMVVQESSPIEFTMTPYDYVNSLCPRTCKGSSKRALLNLPLEERIQKLLVEEPIARRFSDLKKYYAPRNQEKELLDVLQKHGLLLRDLWVPKTALLYPKKEGSSRKKEDDNLRTARNYILNSFWKNPVISHSELNVYPPLKPHFDNTLKVLAVYRPSTRDWKFKEQSDVSFAELYPEISESQEQIWERMDKQLVEALKPHRDMKNASMNSKIGKSPNSDKGPSKSASGVPSGGVRTMSDETRAALPDAIKEVLQKHKVCNFQLICDGLRNLTVDRMQHPKVDPKSKKLTAARNGLEAPPEELQKVITQVAVNIHGSYVLISSPDHPEHDQLRDVVIKLLQGKNKGPLKKLDVTIAAKEELGREISNNEYSKVMTELCVSKGSQWYLKSGDGGPK; this comes from the exons ATGGACTTAGACGACCTCGAAGGGCCGAGCAAGCCTGCTCGGGTCTCCAGGTTCATGCCCCGGTCCAAAAACGCCCCACCGAAACCGAAACCCGAACCCGCCGTCAAAAAGGAACCTGCAAAACCGGTCCCAAACTCCGAGCCGGAACCGCCGCAGCTGCTCAAGCCCAAGCCGGAAGCACTCGATGACGTGGCGGTTCTCGCAGTGccggagaagaaagaagagaagcaaGAAGAAGGCGCCAATGGAGATGATTCAAATGGCGCCGTGAAAATGGACACCGATGGAGAAGCGAAGGAGGACGACGATCCTATGGAAGAAGACGACGCTGAAGACACCGTCGTTCGTGAAATTGACGTCTTCTTTAACCCTAGGGTCGATTCCAACACTCAG TTGTACGTTTTGCAATATCCTCTGAGGCCTCGGTGGCGGCCGTACGAGTTGGAGAATCGGTGCGAGGAG ATAAGAGTGAAACCTGCCACTGCTGAAGTGGAGGTGGATTTGTCTCTAGATGTTTACTCGAAGAATTGTGATCAAGAGTTTGCTGACAGGCTCAAAATGACAAAGCAG ACTTTGGCTACAGAATGGGATCCCTGCCGTTCAACCGGCTATGCCGTTGGGGTTTTGATGGGCAACAAG TTACACTTGAATCCTGTTCATGCAGTTGTGCAGCTCCGACCATCACTGGAGCATTTAAAGCCTGGTGGCTCAAAAAGGAAGGGCAAGGCCACAGGGGATGCAGAAGTTACAGTTAAAAGAGAGATTTATAGTGAGGAAAGATCTTTGGCTCCATCAAAGAAACAG AACAAGCGTGTGGAGTCCTCAACTGAAGATGAAGAG AGTTGGGTTCCACTTGAGTACCAGGGCTCAGAAAGTGATTTTTCAGCTAGATATTTAAAAAGAATGGTGGTACAAGAAAGTTCTCCTATAGAATTTACAATGACTCC GTATGACTATGTTAACTCTTTGTGTCCTAGAACGTGCAAAGGCTCTTCCAAAAG GGCTCTGCTAAACCTGCCTCTGGAGGAGCGTATCCAGAAGTTGCTTGTTGAG GAACCTATAGCTCGCCGGTTCAGTGATCTTAAGAAGTACTATGCTCCTCGTAACCAGGAAAAAGAACTTTTGGATGTCCTTCAAAAGCATGGTCTATTGCTGCGTGATCTCTGGGTTCCAAAAACTGCATTGCTATATCCCAAGAAAGAGGGTTCGTctagaaagaaagaagatgacAATCTGCGTACAGCTAGAAATTACATTCTAAATTCATTCTGGAAGAACCCTGTAATTAGTCATTCAGAACTAAACGTCTACCCACCCCTAAAGCCTCATTTTGACAATACCTTGAAAGTCTTAGCTGTATACAGACCTTCGACTCGAGATTGGAAATTTAAAGAGCAATCAGACGTGTCATTTGCAGAACTCTATCCAGAGATTTCTGAAAGCCAGGAACAGATCTGGGAAAGGATGGATAAACAATTGGTGGAAGCCCTTAAGCCTCACCGTGATATGAAGAATGCTAGCATGAATAGTAAGATTGGGAAATCACCAAATTCTGATAAAGGTCCTAGTAAAAGTGCAAGTGGAGTTCCCAGTGGAGGAGTGAGAACCATGTCAGATGAAACCCGAGCAGCTCTACCTGATGCCATCAAGGAAGTTCTTCAGAAACACAAGGTTTGCAA CTTTCAGCTGATATGTGATGGATTACGTAATTTGACAGTCGACAGAATGCAGCATCCAAAAGTTGATCCTAAGAGTAAAAAGTTAACAGCTGCAAGGAATGGCCTTGAGGCTCCTCCAGAAGAGCTGCAGAAAGTCATAACACAAGTTGCAGTGAACATTCATGGTTCATATGTCCTGATATCATCGCCAGACCACCCAGAGCATGACCAGTTAAG GGATGTTGTAATTAAACTTCTACAAGGTAAGAATAAAGGGCCACTTAAAAAGCTGGATGTTACTATAGCTGCTAAGGAGGAACTTGGGAGGGAAATCAGTAATAATGAATATAGCAAG GTCATGACTGAACTTTGTGTGTCTAAAGGTTCTCAATGGTACCTGAAAAGTGGGGATGGCGGGCCGAAATAA